One Pseudomonas sp. MH9.2 DNA segment encodes these proteins:
- a CDS encoding class I SAM-dependent methyltransferase — MNCRGCGTPLTLSLIDLGTSPPSNAYLRAEQLEQSEQWVPLKVQVCQECWLVQTEDYTRADSLFDADYAYFSSYSSTWLAHAERYVAEMVERFGLTTDSRVVEIAANDGYLLQYVAKRGIACLGVEPTHSTAQAAREKGLEIRELFFGRETALHLLEEGWAADLMAANNVLAHVPDINDFLSGFATLLKSTGVATFEFPHLLTLMAGAQFDTLYHEHYSYLSLTAVQRLCERNGLEVFDVSELPTHGGSLRVFVQRADGVRRALQPAVQHVLDVELIAGVKTPGFYATLAPAAERIKHELLRFLLQAKAEGKRVVGYGAAAKGNTLLNYAGVKPDLLAWVADANPHKQGKFLPGSRIPVVSPDHIEKEKPDYVLVLPWNLLDEITQQYACVSTWGGRFVVAVPELSYR, encoded by the coding sequence ATGAACTGCCGAGGTTGCGGCACCCCATTGACCTTGTCGCTGATTGATCTCGGCACGTCGCCGCCCTCCAATGCGTACTTGCGGGCCGAGCAACTGGAGCAGTCCGAGCAATGGGTGCCGTTGAAGGTGCAGGTGTGTCAGGAGTGCTGGCTGGTCCAGACCGAGGACTACACCCGCGCCGACAGCCTGTTCGACGCCGACTATGCCTACTTCAGTTCCTATTCCAGCACCTGGCTGGCTCATGCCGAGCGCTATGTCGCGGAGATGGTCGAGCGCTTTGGCCTGACGACTGACAGTCGGGTGGTGGAAATCGCCGCCAACGACGGTTACCTGCTGCAATACGTGGCCAAACGCGGCATCGCCTGCCTCGGCGTCGAGCCGACCCACAGCACGGCTCAGGCAGCGCGGGAAAAGGGGCTGGAGATTCGCGAGCTGTTCTTTGGTCGAGAGACCGCCTTGCATTTGCTTGAAGAGGGCTGGGCGGCGGACCTGATGGCGGCCAACAATGTGTTGGCGCATGTCCCGGACATCAATGACTTCCTGAGCGGCTTTGCTACGTTGTTGAAGTCCACCGGTGTCGCAACCTTCGAGTTCCCGCACCTGCTGACGCTGATGGCGGGGGCTCAGTTCGATACCCTCTACCACGAGCATTATTCTTATCTGTCGCTGACGGCCGTGCAGCGTTTGTGCGAACGCAATGGCCTGGAAGTCTTCGATGTCAGCGAACTGCCGACCCATGGCGGCTCGCTGCGGGTCTTCGTCCAGCGCGCTGATGGCGTGCGCCGTGCGCTGCAACCGGCCGTGCAGCATGTGCTGGATGTCGAGCTGATCGCCGGGGTGAAAACCCCCGGGTTCTACGCAACGCTGGCTCCGGCCGCCGAACGCATCAAGCATGAACTGCTGCGCTTCCTGTTGCAGGCCAAAGCCGAAGGCAAGCGCGTGGTCGGCTATGGTGCCGCTGCCAAAGGCAATACCTTGCTCAACTATGCCGGGGTCAAACCTGATCTGCTGGCCTGGGTCGCGGATGCCAACCCGCATAAGCAGGGCAAGTTCTTGCCGGGCAGTCGCATTCCTGTGGTCTCTCCCGATCATATCGAGAAAGAAAAACCGGATTACGTATTGGTGTTGCCATGGAATCTGCTGGATGAAATCACTCAGCAGTACGCCTGCGTGAGCACGTGGGGTGGTCGTTTTGTCGTTGCGGTTCCGGAGTTGAGCTACCGATGA
- a CDS encoding dTDP-4-dehydrorhamnose 3,5-epimerase: MSEFLLTPLPLTGLFNVQHKRHEDQRGHFARLFCEGGLSAFGQSFHIRQINHSCTRERGSVRGLHYQKAEQPEAKLITCLRGEVWDVAVDLRPDSETFLNWHAEHLCAGDGRSLLIPAGFAHGFQTLTDDAELLYLHSADYAPDHEGGLSVLDPRLAIAWPLVVKNLSARDASHPLLDPQFVGVRL, from the coding sequence GTGAGTGAGTTTTTGTTAACCCCGCTACCGTTGACCGGACTGTTCAACGTGCAGCACAAGCGCCATGAGGATCAGCGTGGGCACTTCGCCCGGCTGTTCTGTGAAGGTGGTTTGAGTGCCTTCGGTCAGTCGTTTCATATTCGTCAAATCAACCATTCTTGCACCCGCGAGCGGGGCAGTGTGCGCGGCCTGCATTATCAAAAAGCCGAACAGCCGGAAGCCAAACTGATTACCTGCCTGCGGGGCGAAGTCTGGGATGTAGCGGTGGATCTGCGGCCGGATTCCGAGACGTTCCTGAACTGGCATGCCGAGCATTTGTGCGCAGGGGATGGTCGTAGCCTGCTGATTCCGGCAGGTTTTGCCCATGGTTTTCAGACCCTGACCGACGATGCCGAGCTGCTCTATCTGCACAGTGCCGACTATGCCCCGGATCACGAGGGCGGTCTTTCAGTACTAGACCCCCGGCTGGCGATAGCCTGGCCGTTGGTTGTCAAAAATCTGTCAGCACGGGATGCCTCGCATCCCTTGCTCGATCCTCAGTTCGTTGGAGTGCGTCTATGA
- the rfbG gene encoding CDP-glucose 4,6-dehydratase translates to MEAMGLNLEFWRGKRVLLTGHTGFKGSWLTLWLKSLGAEVSGFALDPSTEPSLFELARVTEGINDQRGDLRDLGALLELIAEVQPEIVLHLAAQPLVREGYRDPLGTYSSNVMGTLNLLEAIRQIGGVRACVLVTTDKVYANQEWLWPYRENEPLGGHDPYSSSKACCELLAQSYVASFFPAERYAEHGLALATARAGNVLGGGDFAPERLIPDVLKAWSAGEPVTLRYPQAVRPWQHALEPLAGYLQLAAGLYEQGPQFSGAWNFGPGESDMCSVGEVVELLAKRWPQAPGLRIEPSDFHEAGLLRLDSSRARQLLAWQPRWSLQQCLEQTLDWHLAWKNGEDMREVTLAQLNLYRGQL, encoded by the coding sequence ATGGAAGCAATGGGACTGAATCTGGAATTCTGGCGCGGCAAGCGGGTTCTGCTGACGGGTCACACCGGTTTCAAGGGCAGTTGGTTGACGCTGTGGTTGAAAAGCCTCGGTGCCGAGGTCAGTGGTTTTGCCCTTGATCCTTCGACCGAGCCGAGCTTGTTCGAACTGGCTCGGGTCACTGAAGGCATCAATGATCAGCGCGGTGACTTGCGCGATCTCGGCGCCTTACTTGAACTGATCGCAGAGGTCCAGCCCGAGATTGTCCTGCATCTTGCGGCGCAACCGCTGGTGCGTGAAGGCTATCGCGACCCGCTTGGCACCTATTCAAGCAATGTCATGGGCACCCTCAACCTGCTGGAAGCGATTCGCCAGATCGGTGGGGTGCGTGCTTGCGTACTGGTGACGACCGACAAGGTCTACGCCAACCAGGAATGGCTGTGGCCGTATCGTGAAAACGAGCCCCTCGGCGGACATGATCCCTACAGCAGCAGCAAGGCCTGCTGCGAGTTGCTCGCACAATCGTATGTGGCCTCATTCTTTCCGGCCGAACGTTATGCCGAACACGGTTTGGCACTGGCCACGGCGCGCGCCGGTAACGTACTCGGTGGTGGCGATTTTGCTCCCGAGCGTTTGATCCCTGATGTGCTCAAGGCCTGGTCGGCTGGTGAACCGGTGACCCTGCGCTATCCACAGGCTGTTCGCCCCTGGCAGCATGCGCTGGAGCCATTGGCGGGCTACCTGCAATTGGCCGCTGGCCTGTACGAACAAGGCCCGCAGTTCTCCGGTGCATGGAACTTCGGACCCGGTGAAAGCGATATGTGCAGTGTCGGCGAGGTGGTTGAGCTGCTTGCCAAGCGCTGGCCGCAAGCGCCGGGGCTGCGTATTGAACCAAGCGATTTTCACGAGGCCGGCTTGTTACGTCTGGACAGCAGCCGCGCCCGTCAGTTGTTGGCGTGGCAGCCGCGCTGGTCATTGCAGCAATGCCTGGAGCAGACGCTGGATTGGCACTTGGCCTGGAAGAATGGCGAGGACATGCGTGAAGTAACGCTCGCTCAGCTGAACCTGTATCGGGGGCAGTTGTGA
- the rfbF gene encoding glucose-1-phosphate cytidylyltransferase, whose product MKAVILAGGLGTRISEESHLKPKPMIEIGGKPILWHIMKQYSAHGIHDFVICLGYKGYAIKDFFANYFLHTSDVTFDMCNNRMDVHQNYSEPWRVTLIDTGEDTMTGGRLLRASRYVENEEAFCFTYGDGVSDLNIGELVDFHLSHGKLATVTAVQPPGRYGALEREGNLVSGFTEKPRGDGGWINGGFFVLSPKVLSLINSDETVWESEPLIGLAERGQLTAFQHDGFWHPMDTLRDKNYLESLWQSGEAPWKQWD is encoded by the coding sequence ATGAAGGCAGTTATTTTGGCGGGTGGCCTGGGCACGCGCATTAGCGAAGAGTCGCACCTGAAGCCCAAACCGATGATTGAGATCGGCGGCAAGCCAATTCTCTGGCACATCATGAAGCAGTATTCCGCTCACGGAATTCACGACTTCGTGATCTGTCTCGGCTACAAGGGCTACGCGATCAAGGACTTTTTCGCCAACTACTTCCTGCATACTTCCGACGTTACCTTCGACATGTGTAACAACCGCATGGACGTTCATCAGAACTATAGCGAACCCTGGCGGGTGACACTGATCGACACCGGTGAGGACACCATGACCGGCGGCCGTTTGCTGCGGGCCAGCCGTTACGTGGAAAATGAAGAGGCGTTCTGCTTCACCTATGGCGATGGTGTTTCCGATCTGAATATTGGCGAACTGGTGGACTTCCATCTTTCCCACGGCAAATTGGCCACCGTCACGGCAGTGCAGCCGCCGGGTCGTTATGGCGCGCTGGAGCGCGAGGGCAATCTGGTCAGCGGGTTCACCGAAAAACCCCGTGGCGACGGTGGTTGGATCAATGGCGGCTTCTTTGTGTTGTCGCCCAAGGTTTTATCCCTGATTAACAGCGATGAGACGGTCTGGGAATCAGAGCCCTTGATCGGTCTGGCCGAGCGAGGGCAATTGACGGCGTTCCAGCACGATGGTTTCTGGCACCCGATGGATACCCTGCGCGACAAGAATTATCTTGAAAGTCTGTGGCAAAGTGGGGAGGCCCCATGGAAGCAATGGGACTGA
- a CDS encoding glycosyltransferase: MNPVPLVSIVIPAFNPRFFKKALVSALNQSYGNLEIIVCDDSCGDEIEGIVESLEGSPTVSLRYVRNPQHLGFVGNLQAGLGEARGEFIKFLCDDDQLFPASIERQAQVFIEHADVNLVLAQRLFWDADDIQLPPRLENSPLAPTDGLFKGEDLLSIFETFPLNFLGGFSSALLRRLDVLEFLPALTQSGHGFAAMLDFALYICLLRRGNIVSLNLILSVERLYPGRLSRQQPMRDAAATEMQWLVQMLEARSGEPAPAKGWVRYVPLKQAGDLSRDWEELALNRMLGSKQSTLSWKVGVASESFAELYAQWLVCRTLSEPQRKLLPDTLAAWPQQPKIVAVVIDEQASSAGLDVTLESLAGQLYPPELVLVLSSARTEASLDERVFSLPLQDNWQQQLNELLSQLEGAHWFYLLRAGDRLVEPALLVLAERIAMSPGALCVYSDEGALREGESAEPVFKPDFNLDLLRSYPYVGRNLAFQRQRFLELGGFNPLYGELGVHDLLWRLIENDGPQAIEHIAEIMLESPFALSQWLSLPEVVEQNPLVLAAHLQRMGITHEVRPGSLPLLNRVDYLHARRPLVSIIISSKDQLAVLQRCVESLLEKTAYSEYELLIVDNASDGAEARAWLASMAQLGSDRLRVLDYPLEANVAAIRNFAAQQARGEYLLMLSPYAVITNADWLDALLNHAQRPEVGVVGAKLFNPDGCVVHAGLILGLQGPAGVPFFGEPLHAAGYMQRLQVAHDLSAVDGDCLMVRKQVFDAVGGLDEVSFAQTFSAVDLCLRVRQKDYLVVWTPHAQLALGARPVAAGDVTIEERRAKEQEKFYLRWLPIIAKDPAYNPNLALNNSSFSLEPGLNTGWNPFSNRQLPNVLALPINASAIGHYRVTQPLIELQAAGRAVGRISYDMPSIVEVERQSPDVIILQGRYSEGPISEIISLKTYSRALRIFELDDYVISVPHKNSHIRNMPGGADMERLVRRGIGLCDRVVVSTQPLANALSDMHHDIRVVPNMLAPDLWAGLSSQRRTSKKPRVGWGGGTSHSGDLEIIAEVVRELANEVDWVFFGMCPEALRPYLHEFHGVIDMRVYPAKLASLNLDLALAPLEFHIFNDCKSNLRLLEYGACGYPVVCTDTAAYRGYLPCTRVIGNSTEEWLQAIRMHLADPDASYRMGDELRETVLRDYMLRGDNLRYWENGWLAD, encoded by the coding sequence GTGAATCCAGTTCCTCTCGTCAGTATTGTCATCCCTGCTTTCAACCCGCGTTTTTTTAAAAAAGCATTAGTCAGCGCTTTGAACCAAAGCTACGGCAACCTGGAAATCATTGTCTGTGACGACAGCTGCGGTGATGAGATCGAGGGTATCGTCGAGTCATTGGAGGGAAGCCCTACCGTCTCTTTGCGCTACGTGCGAAATCCGCAGCATTTGGGGTTTGTCGGCAACCTACAGGCTGGCCTGGGAGAGGCGCGCGGCGAGTTCATCAAGTTTCTGTGTGACGATGATCAGCTGTTTCCAGCGAGCATTGAACGTCAGGCGCAAGTGTTCATCGAACACGCGGATGTCAACTTGGTGTTGGCCCAGCGGTTGTTCTGGGATGCCGACGATATTCAACTGCCTCCACGCCTGGAGAACTCACCGCTGGCGCCCACCGATGGGTTGTTCAAGGGGGAGGATTTACTGTCGATTTTCGAGACATTCCCCCTCAACTTTCTGGGTGGCTTCAGCAGTGCCCTTCTGCGTCGTCTTGATGTTTTGGAGTTTTTGCCGGCCTTGACTCAGTCCGGCCATGGTTTTGCCGCTATGCTCGATTTCGCGTTGTACATTTGCCTGTTGCGTCGCGGAAACATTGTTTCGCTGAACCTGATTTTGAGTGTCGAGCGCCTATACCCGGGCCGTCTGAGTCGGCAGCAGCCGATGAGAGATGCGGCTGCGACCGAAATGCAGTGGCTGGTACAAATGCTTGAGGCGCGTAGCGGTGAGCCAGCACCGGCCAAGGGTTGGGTTCGTTATGTGCCGTTGAAGCAAGCGGGCGACTTGTCGCGAGACTGGGAAGAATTGGCGCTGAACCGGATGTTGGGCAGCAAACAATCCACCTTGTCGTGGAAGGTGGGCGTCGCCAGCGAGAGCTTTGCCGAGCTTTACGCGCAATGGCTGGTGTGCCGTACGCTTTCTGAACCACAGCGCAAATTACTGCCGGACACCCTTGCCGCCTGGCCGCAGCAGCCGAAAATTGTTGCGGTTGTTATCGATGAGCAGGCCAGCAGTGCCGGCCTTGATGTCACCCTGGAGAGCCTTGCCGGGCAGCTCTATCCTCCGGAGCTGGTGTTGGTGTTGTCCAGCGCTCGTACTGAGGCCTCGCTTGATGAACGGGTCTTCAGTTTGCCACTGCAGGACAACTGGCAGCAGCAACTCAATGAGCTCCTGTCGCAACTCGAAGGCGCGCACTGGTTCTATTTGCTGCGTGCCGGGGATCGTCTGGTAGAGCCGGCGTTGCTGGTGCTGGCCGAACGCATTGCCATGTCCCCAGGCGCGCTGTGCGTCTATAGCGACGAGGGTGCCTTGCGTGAGGGCGAGTCAGCCGAGCCGGTGTTCAAACCTGATTTCAACCTGGACTTGCTGCGCAGCTACCCCTACGTGGGGCGGAATTTAGCCTTCCAGCGCCAGCGCTTTCTCGAGTTGGGTGGCTTCAATCCGCTCTATGGCGAACTTGGTGTACACGATCTGCTCTGGCGTCTGATTGAGAATGACGGTCCTCAGGCCATAGAGCATATCGCCGAAATTATGCTGGAATCGCCGTTCGCCCTTTCCCAGTGGCTGTCTTTGCCTGAAGTGGTCGAGCAAAACCCTCTGGTGCTGGCGGCGCATCTGCAGCGTATGGGCATTACTCACGAAGTTCGGCCCGGCAGTCTGCCATTGCTCAATCGGGTCGATTACCTTCACGCCAGACGGCCGCTGGTGTCGATTATCATCTCTAGCAAGGATCAGCTGGCGGTGCTGCAGCGCTGTGTGGAAAGTCTGCTGGAAAAAACGGCCTACAGCGAATATGAGCTGTTGATCGTTGATAATGCCAGTGACGGTGCCGAGGCCCGCGCCTGGCTGGCTAGCATGGCGCAGTTGGGCAGCGACAGGTTGCGTGTCTTGGACTATCCGCTGGAGGCCAACGTAGCGGCGATCCGTAACTTTGCAGCGCAGCAGGCACGCGGTGAATACCTGCTGATGCTCAGCCCTTATGCGGTGATCACTAATGCGGACTGGCTGGATGCTTTGCTCAACCATGCGCAGCGTCCGGAAGTCGGGGTGGTGGGTGCCAAGCTATTCAATCCTGATGGCTGTGTGGTGCATGCGGGTCTGATTCTCGGCCTTCAAGGTCCGGCCGGGGTCCCGTTCTTCGGGGAGCCCCTGCATGCTGCTGGCTACATGCAACGCTTGCAAGTCGCTCACGATTTGAGCGCTGTCGATGGCGATTGTCTGATGGTGCGTAAGCAGGTATTCGACGCCGTGGGCGGGCTGGATGAGGTGAGCTTCGCGCAAACTTTCAGTGCGGTGGATCTGTGCTTGCGGGTGCGCCAAAAGGACTATTTAGTCGTTTGGACGCCCCATGCCCAGCTGGCGTTGGGCGCGCGTCCTGTTGCGGCGGGGGATGTCACTATCGAGGAGCGACGGGCCAAGGAACAGGAGAAGTTCTACCTGCGCTGGCTACCGATTATTGCCAAGGATCCGGCGTATAACCCGAACCTGGCCCTCAATAATTCAAGCTTTAGCCTGGAGCCCGGTTTGAATACGGGGTGGAACCCTTTTTCCAATCGCCAGTTACCCAATGTCCTTGCCTTGCCAATCAATGCTTCGGCAATTGGGCATTATCGTGTGACCCAGCCACTTATCGAGTTGCAGGCGGCGGGCAGGGCGGTCGGGCGGATCAGCTATGACATGCCATCAATCGTAGAGGTAGAACGCCAGTCGCCTGACGTTATCATTTTGCAAGGGCGCTACAGCGAAGGGCCGATCAGCGAAATCATCAGCCTTAAAACTTACTCCCGTGCGCTACGTATTTTCGAACTGGATGACTATGTCATCAGCGTTCCGCATAAAAATTCGCACATTCGTAATATGCCTGGCGGTGCGGATATGGAGCGTCTGGTTCGGCGCGGTATCGGCCTGTGTGATCGGGTCGTGGTCTCGACCCAGCCTCTGGCCAATGCCCTGTCGGACATGCACCACGACATTCGGGTCGTGCCGAATATGCTGGCGCCGGATTTGTGGGCCGGGTTGTCCAGCCAGCGCCGGACGTCAAAAAAACCTCGGGTAGGCTGGGGGGGTGGCACCAGTCACTCGGGGGATCTGGAGATCATTGCCGAGGTTGTTCGCGAGCTGGCCAATGAAGTGGATTGGGTGTTTTTCGGTATGTGCCCGGAAGCGTTGCGGCCTTATCTGCACGAATTCCATGGGGTGATCGATATGCGTGTCTACCCGGCCAAGCTGGCCAGCCTGAATCTGGACCTGGCCCTGGCGCCTCTGGAATTCCATATTTTCAACGACTGCAAAAGCAACCTGCGCTTGCTGGAGTATGGCGCTTGCGGTTATCCGGTGGTGTGCACCGACACCGCCGCCTATCGAGGTTACCTGCCGTGTACTCGGGTCATCGGCAACAGCACAGAGGAATGGCTGCAGGCCATTCGCATGCACCTGGCCGACCCTGATGCCAGCTACCGTATGGGTGATGAGCTGCGTGAGACGGTACTGCGCGATTACATGCTGCGCGGGGACAACTTGCGGTATTGGGAAAATGGTTGGTTGGCGGATTAA
- a CDS encoding flagellar hook-associated protein 3 produces MRISTAQFYEASATNYQRTYNNVITTGNEVSSQVKLNTAGDDPVGAARVLQLAQQSSMLDQYKTNISTVNSNMTQAETALSSITDALQTAKELVIKAGNGTFTDADRKANAAELTQLKAQIVGLMGSQDANGQYLFSGSKSTTPPYALNSDGTYSYSGDQTSVNLAIGDGLSMASNTTGWDAFEQAINTTRTSSSLTSPAVNDGKVALSGGIVGSNTTYNSKFVGGQPYTVAFLSSSQLKITDAAGADVTAEASQAGAFSSVNASDQTVSFRGVNLNLNINLTDAERATTATADAAVAGHSFQLASTPSSISTSRSAGNPSAATITAASVGTTASDMTAYNNSFPAGGAILKFSSATNYDLYASPITASSTPVSSGSLSGSTANASGVNFTLSGTPAAGDQFVVQANTHQTQNILNTLTSVITALNTPADGNPAAMQKLSGALDSALGNLTSGTEQISTAISSGGARQNAATSQGVTNDSLQASNSTNQSAITASDPVDAIARLTMQKTMLQALQLVFTQVSQLNLFSKI; encoded by the coding sequence ATGCGTATTTCCACTGCCCAGTTTTACGAAGCCAGCGCTACGAACTACCAGCGTACTTACAACAACGTGATCACGACCGGTAATGAGGTTTCCAGTCAGGTCAAGCTCAATACCGCTGGCGATGATCCTGTCGGTGCGGCACGTGTGCTTCAGCTCGCGCAACAAAGCTCGATGCTCGACCAGTACAAGACCAACATTAGCACCGTAAACTCCAACATGACCCAGGCCGAAACGGCACTGAGCAGCATCACTGATGCATTGCAGACTGCCAAGGAATTGGTGATCAAGGCGGGTAACGGGACGTTTACAGATGCCGACCGTAAAGCCAACGCTGCTGAGCTGACTCAGCTCAAGGCTCAGATAGTGGGGTTGATGGGCAGTCAGGACGCCAACGGCCAGTATCTGTTCTCCGGCTCCAAGTCCACGACGCCACCGTATGCGTTGAACAGTGACGGTACCTACAGCTATAGCGGTGATCAGACCTCGGTAAACCTGGCCATCGGCGACGGGCTCTCTATGGCGAGCAATACCACGGGCTGGGATGCTTTCGAGCAGGCGATCAATACCACGCGCACGTCAAGCAGTCTGACGTCGCCTGCTGTGAACGATGGCAAGGTTGCTTTGTCGGGTGGCATTGTGGGGTCCAATACAACCTACAATTCCAAGTTTGTGGGTGGTCAGCCCTACACCGTGGCTTTCCTCAGCAGCTCGCAGTTGAAGATCACAGATGCGGCGGGTGCCGATGTAACAGCTGAAGCCAGTCAGGCGGGTGCATTCAGTTCGGTAAATGCTTCGGATCAGACTGTCAGTTTTCGCGGCGTCAATTTGAATTTGAACATCAACCTGACGGATGCCGAACGGGCAACCACCGCCACCGCAGATGCTGCTGTTGCGGGGCACAGCTTCCAGTTGGCTTCTACGCCGAGCAGTATCAGTACGTCGCGTAGCGCTGGTAATCCTTCTGCCGCAACAATTACTGCTGCATCAGTGGGTACTACAGCCTCGGACATGACCGCGTATAACAACAGTTTTCCAGCGGGCGGGGCGATTCTCAAGTTCAGCAGCGCTACTAACTATGATCTCTATGCATCACCCATTACCGCCAGCAGTACGCCGGTTTCCAGCGGTAGTTTGAGCGGCTCTACTGCAAATGCGTCCGGCGTCAACTTCACGCTGAGTGGCACGCCAGCGGCAGGCGATCAATTCGTGGTCCAGGCCAATACCCATCAGACTCAGAATATTCTGAACACGCTGACGTCAGTGATTACCGCGCTGAACACGCCAGCCGACGGCAACCCGGCTGCCATGCAGAAATTGAGCGGTGCACTGGATTCTGCGTTGGGCAACCTGACCAGTGGCACCGAGCAGATAAGTACGGCGATTAGCTCCGGTGGCGCGCGTCAAAACGCGGCGACTAGTCAAGGCGTCACGAATGACAGCCTGCAGGCATCCAATTCCACGAATCAGTCGGCGATCACTGCTTCCGACCCGGTAGACGCTATCGCCCGTCTGACGATGCAGAAAACCATGTTGCAGGCTTTGCAATTGGTCTTTACCCAGGTCTCCCAATTGAACCTGTTCAGCAAAATTTAA
- the flgK gene encoding flagellar hook-associated protein FlgK codes for MSLISIGLSGLTASSAAINTIGNNTANVDTAGYSRQQTMTVASASQNVGVGFIGTGTTLSDVRRIYNSYLDSQLQSSTALNSDATAFLGQASSTDTLLSDSSTGISTVLSTFFTQLQGVSTTATDSSARAQFLTTATALSARFNSISTQLAAQNSSINSQLTSLAGQVNTLSSSIAHLNQQITQASASGATPNSLLDARNESVRQLNVLVGAKVVSNNGSYDVYIGTGQSLVSGTTANTLSAGPGTSDATQYTLKVNYSQTSSDVTSVVTGGTIGGLLRYRSDVLTPAANELGRVALVVSDQVNSQLNQGIDSNGEFGSNLFNSINGADQINQRSLASSGNSAGSGNLDVTIANTGKLTANDYQVTFTSSTGYNVKRLPDGSSVGSYDLSTTPPPVIDGFSLSLNGGGVSAGDSFKLTPTRNAAAGIATVMSDAKTIAAAAPLTATASASNLGSGTITQPVLTTSLDIYNSTTSTDLRTALKDSTPVKLVFGAVSGGAQSYRLLDAKGQPVLDASGTAVTGSIVPGQSNALSLSVGYTDSSGAAQAYKFEMTVAGSPSSNDAYSISLTGAGSADNRNALAALALQTKQTVDVSSANNGMSLSGAYGKLIENVGAQASQAKSDSSATTAILTQAKSARDGVSGVNLDEEAANLVKYQQYYTASSQIIKAAQTIFSTLINSL; via the coding sequence ATGTCACTGATTTCAATTGGGCTCTCAGGGCTGACTGCTAGTAGTGCGGCGATCAACACGATCGGTAACAACACTGCCAACGTCGATACCGCAGGTTATTCTCGTCAGCAGACGATGACCGTTGCTTCGGCCTCGCAGAACGTCGGTGTTGGTTTTATCGGTACCGGGACGACGCTGTCCGATGTGCGCCGCATCTACAACAGTTACCTCGACAGCCAGTTGCAATCCAGTACCGCGCTCAACTCAGACGCTACGGCTTTCCTGGGGCAGGCCAGTTCGACTGATACGTTGCTGTCTGACAGTAGCACCGGGATCTCGACCGTGCTGTCCACTTTTTTCACTCAGTTGCAGGGCGTCTCGACGACCGCAACCGACTCCAGTGCACGAGCACAGTTTTTAACTACAGCCACCGCGCTCAGTGCCCGGTTCAATTCGATTTCTACGCAATTGGCCGCACAAAACTCATCGATCAATAGCCAGCTGACCAGTCTGGCGGGTCAGGTCAATACGCTTTCGTCGTCGATTGCGCACTTGAACCAGCAGATCACTCAGGCCTCAGCCAGCGGGGCAACACCCAATAGCCTGCTTGATGCTCGCAACGAGTCAGTACGTCAGCTGAACGTGCTGGTTGGCGCGAAAGTGGTGAGTAATAACGGCAGTTACGATGTGTACATTGGTACTGGCCAGTCGCTGGTCAGTGGCACGACCGCCAATACCTTGTCTGCAGGGCCCGGCACGAGCGACGCTACGCAATACACGTTGAAAGTGAACTACTCACAGACCAGTTCTGATGTGACGTCGGTCGTGACCGGCGGCACCATCGGTGGTCTGCTGCGTTACCGTAGCGATGTGCTGACACCGGCGGCCAACGAGTTGGGGCGTGTGGCGTTGGTCGTTTCAGACCAGGTCAACAGTCAGCTGAACCAGGGTATCGACAGCAACGGCGAGTTTGGTTCCAATCTGTTCAACAGCATCAATGGTGCTGATCAGATCAATCAGCGCAGCCTTGCCTCGTCAGGCAACAGCGCCGGGTCGGGCAACCTCGACGTGACCATTGCCAATACTGGCAAACTGACGGCGAACGACTACCAAGTCACCTTCACCAGCAGCACCGGCTACAACGTCAAGCGCCTGCCTGATGGTTCAAGTGTGGGGTCCTATGACCTCAGCACTACTCCGCCTCCGGTCATCGACGGCTTTTCGCTGTCGCTCAATGGCGGTGGCGTGAGCGCGGGTGATAGCTTCAAACTTACCCCGACTCGTAATGCGGCGGCAGGTATCGCGACTGTGATGAGTGATGCCAAGACCATTGCCGCTGCTGCGCCGCTGACCGCGACAGCCAGCGCCAGCAATCTGGGTTCAGGCACGATCACCCAACCCGTGCTGACGACTAGCCTGGATATCTATAATTCGACCACCAGCACGGACCTGCGCACGGCCTTGAAAGACTCGACGCCGGTCAAACTGGTTTTCGGGGCAGTCAGCGGCGGCGCTCAAAGCTATCGATTACTCGACGCCAAGGGGCAGCCGGTGCTCGATGCCTCGGGGACTGCGGTTACTGGCTCCATCGTACCGGGACAGAGCAATGCGCTGAGTTTGTCAGTGGGGTATACCGATTCCTCCGGCGCAGCTCAGGCCTACAAATTCGAGATGACAGTGGCGGGCTCGCCGAGCTCGAACGATGCTTATAGCATCAGCCTTACAGGTGCTGGTTCTGCGGATAACCGCAACGCCCTGGCAGCGTTAGCGTTGCAGACCAAGCAGACGGTGGATGTTTCTTCGGCCAATAACGGAATGAGCCTGTCCGGGGCCTATGGCAAGCTCATTGAGAATGTTGGGGCGCAAGCCAGCCAGGCCAAAAGCGATAGCTCTGCGACCACGGCAATCCTGACTCAGGCCAAAAGCGCACGAGATGGGGTTTCTGGGGTGAACCTCGATGAAGAGGCTGCCAACTTGGTCAAGTATCAGCAGTACTACACCGCCTCTTCGCAGATTATCAAAGCTGCGCAGACCATTTTCAGCACGCTGATCAACAGTCTTTAA